Part of the Mangifera indica cultivar Alphonso chromosome 4, CATAS_Mindica_2.1, whole genome shotgun sequence genome, CTCTCCTCCTACTCTCAACACatcttcaaaaagaaaataaaagtgcataaaaaaaaaaattgaacagaatcacactaaattaaaaaaaaaaatggataccTTGAAAACTTGAAGCTCCTGCTGCAATGAGAGATGGAGTCGGAGCCTTTGACCCAGCCATTATTTCTTTCATTCCCTTGAATGGTGGCAATGAGAGAAATGACGAAAGTATTTGATGATCATAAAAGAGCCAGGGGGGGAGATTGAGAGAAGCGAACtttctttatttgaaaataacGGCTAGTAAACAAGGACCGTTGATGAGAATGGAAATGAAAAGTTACGTTGGTCCGTTTAACGGTCTAGAGCGAGTGTGAGGTGTtgtgattttgaaaatattgggCCCTATGGAGTTGGGCCTGAGCCCATGGCTGTACGCTCTTCTCCACTGAGGAAGGAGCCATTGTGGTTTCGTAGAAGCTTCTTCACAACATTGACACGTTCGCACTTTGATAAAAgattttagagtaatattatgtgtatttattttaaatatatatatatatattattatataattaaatattattttattttaaatttcaaatcatctaatcatatgatgatatatatatttatatatttgaaatagatatatataattttattgaaaattttaattactttcaATAATAGTGCTCGAATAACAGCTCATATCATATAtcgaaaataaaatttttcatttatatattgtgtatcatatcatattaataaaataataaaatttataattgaaaagttatcattttaaaaaaatcattaacatttttgaaaatttaaaatttctcatataaatCATTAccacatcattattttctctaaaaatatatattaatttatatcagtAATACTAtagtatcataagatatatatattgtactgtattaatttaatatatctacaagatacgtatcatttttcaatttatagtagtgtgtatcatacaatattgataactatgctttcaattttaaatacacttaatatatacaataaaactatatgcgtatatttttagtacataatttaaatacacagataatatgttattataagattaaatgattttgaattaaagataaagtaaaattcaatgacatgatgacacattgtttatacaaaaagtgtgaatacatatatatacaacaaatctatgtgtacctactttgaatacataaatgagtatacacttatatgtgttattacatgattaagtaattttgaattaaagataagagcaaaagacttattcccactcaaggtatagtgaaGTCTCAAATTCTCATAtgtcaacttttaaaaacttaaacacccatctataaacaaatttttgttaaaaatcttagttatgattaaaagtaaaatcgttatttattaaaaaatttaaaaaattaaaattttattacatttttccctTCAAGTTTAGAAATCTTACAATTCTTGCTTaacataaagtttgaaaactaacaaataccCCTTAAagtttgttcttttttcttttagcaCCGATTTGTTGTCTTCAGTGGTTGGTTGTCCTCCCTTCCACCTTGTTTCTCTCTTCAGTCACTCTCTTTTCCCTCTCAGGTTGTTTATAATTAAGACAAAGACGAATAATTTTTGTCTAAGACGAAGGCAAGTTGTCTTCGTTTGAGATGAAAAAATGTCGTTTTCGTCTCAATTGGAGAGGGAAGAGAGAGTGACCAAAGGGAGAGATAAGATGGGAGGAAGGATGACCGATGATTGGAGATGACAAATCAGCGTTGAAGAGAAAAGGAACAAACTGTAAAAGGGTATTTGTCAGTTTTTAACCTTTGAGTCgggaaaaaattataagttttttaaagttgagaagaaaaatgtaataaaacattaatttttttaataaatgatagttttatcttaaccgtaattgatatttttaataaaaatttatttatgagtaagtgtttaagttttaaaatactaaagaaagagtgtttgaaattttactatacTTTAGGTggtaataagtcttttgacctaatgattaaataatacttaatcacataataacacatataaataaataaataaataaataaataaatatatatatatatatatatatatatatacacatagagTATTATCGGTATATATAATCTTCACAATTAATATACTCACAACCCAACAAATTCAACATTATCATGCTACCCattgttttttaattctaaatttctaattaaattgataaaagatGATTGACAACTTTATTGAATCCAAAACAGACAAACTTCAATAAAGTACGACACTTATATCTAACAATATTGAAAAATGGATGACATTATTATTGGCccaaaaaaacttaattaatcttGCGGTAAAGTTAAACCCTAACGTATATTTAACGACAATCATGGAGAAAGCACAGGCAAATTGAGCTGGCAAacacaataatatatatgtttggttttCTCCAAGTCCAACTTTCTCATGGTTGTGGACCCATAAGAGGACTTTGAATCCAGCTGCCTGCCTCTTGAGTAAGAGGTCGATATGTTGGGGCAGAGACACAAGTGAGATTTCacaaaattgatcaattttagTGAAGCAgataggataaaaataaaatcaatccaaGATTGTGATGATAATGCGTATAAAGGAGGCAGTTCGATTCACAAAATTAGCTTTTTGGCATGCTTCTTCTCAAATGGGAagagaatttttaaataaagattaaaatgaAGGTATCTAAAATTCCCACGGTCAAAGATAAGATAAATACAAGATATATCATTGACCTGCCTGTCCTCGGCTTAGtcaattttctttctattacatatattataaacttttgtatattaaattatatttacaaattttgaattatcataaatatgttttgatatttaataaatcatttattttttaatacaaataaaaaaatgaaagtgtgAGAAAAGGGaaggtaaaaaattttttttggtcaaaataGATAAGAATTTTCCATTATCTTGTATTAAGGataagaataagtttttttttttaaaataaaaataaaaacagaagtTAAGATATTTTTAACCTCTATTGAACCGGTCATCACGTCTAAATGGGCAGTGACACAACAGTGACCACTCAgacaaattatttgatttttacgTCCACTTAGAAGGGTGCTATCCAACATAACACTCTGCTTCCTAGAGAGAGatagaaattttttgttttttttgggtGAGAGAGATAGAAGGATCCCATTAATGCATGAGGCtcatttattatacaattcctTTTAATCCcaatattaactaaaaattaataaaattatatatatatatatatatatatatatatatatatatcataatataattaaataattttaaattaaaaataaaataatatttaataatatatatttatatatttaaaataaatatataaaatattatttcatgaaaattgaatcaagacattgaACAAACCAAACCAATGTTGCACGTGATAACGCGTCACATTGTCAAAAAACCGCGTGAACCCACCACCGCTTTTAACTGTTTTTCGAATTCCTTCTTTTTTATACAAACCACAATACCCGACCCGCGATCCTTTTTTACCCCCCACACATATTAACCGTTTATCATCACCAACTCGCGGAAATAATGCCgccaatattttttattccataAAAGTTCTCCCTCACATCTACCTCTTTACATCACCATCACTGTATGTATCAATGGACTCTCATTTTCTGGAAAACAATTTGAGATTTTGAGGCCACTGTTCATCATTTGTGTTGATTTTAGAGCAACCCTTTTGAGATTTTCATTTAGAAAAGTTTTTGAGACAATCCTTTTGAGATTTAAGCTTGAAACTGGGAAATGGAGGGTGTTTCAAGGTCTGGGAATGAGATTGATGTTGTAATGAGAGAGTTGTTGGAGGTGATTGAGATGGTTGGAGGGTATAATGGGTATAGGAAAACTCAGAGGAAGGAGTGTTTGAATATGGTGAGAAGATTGAAGCTTTTGGTGCCACTTTTGGAAGAGACAAGGGAGCTTGATAAGTCTGTTTCTTCCGAGGCTTTGAATTGTTTTGCTGATTTGAAGAAAGCACTTCTTGCAGCAAAGAAGTTGTTGAAGCATTGTAACTATGGAAGCAAGATTTATCTGGTTAGTGCCAAtgcttcattttcattttatttttgatttctGACATTTTGGTGTTTGCGAATTGATTAGGCACTGGAGAGTGAGGCTGTGACTTGTAGATTCCATGCTGTTTATGACAAACTGTATCAGGCTTTGGAAGATGTTCCTTATGAGGAAATGGGGATCTCAGTTGAAGTGAAAGAACAAGTGATTTGCTTtctcattttttgtttattaaggATTCTTGAATTGATTACTGCACTTTGATTCACTGCTGAATCACAGATTTCACTTTACAATGCTTTACTGTAAATGTAGCAGcagtaaataaaatgagtttcATTGGTATCTTTTAAGTAGTAAGCTTATGATTTACAGGTCGAGCTAATGCGCATGCAACTTAAAAGAGCGAAGAGGCGAACAGATTCACAGGATATAGAGCTAGCTATGGATTTGATGGTTGCTTTTTCTAAAGCAGACGATCGCAGTGCAGATGATGCCATTTTGGAAAGACTAGCTAAGAAGTTGGAGCTACACACCATTGCAGACTTGGAAGATGAAACAATAGCTGTCAAGAAACTGGTAAAAGGGAGAGGTGGGCAGAATGCCGATAACATTCAGCAAATCAAAGATCTTCTTGGAAAATTTAAGCAGATTGCAGGAGTAGAAGAAACTATTGTGCCTGATGGATCTGTTACAAAAAAAACTCTGCAGAGGTGTCAAACTATGCTAGTCCCTCATGAATTTCTGTGTCCAATTTCACTGGAGATAATGACTGATCCAGTCATTGTGGCCACTGGACAGGTAATCTCAAAAACTTCTATTGCATACATAATTGCTGCAACTGTCATATAGTTTCAATTATCATGTCTAACCAGCTTATAAATCCTTTTGAAATGCCTATTTTATAAGGTAAACTCATACTACATATACTAAGCTTAGTCTCATAATGTGACATTCTTagataaatctcatattgacaaATTACAGGAGAGATACTGAGTTTATATGTGTATCCCATATTGCCTATAAATGCTAAGATAACACtagttaaatagtttatgaattctttaaattgttaagacatgttttgaattataaaactaaaaaataaaaccataatggATTGTATGCGTCATAAAAACTGAAACAGTTTTTGTTTTTCCCCTACCGTTTTTACAGACTTATGAAAGAGAGAGCATACAGAAGTGGATAAATTCCCATCATTGTACTTGTCCAAAGACTGGACAAACTTTGGATCACTTGTCTCTAGCACCCAATTATGCACTCCGCAACCTTATTTTGCAATGGTGTGAGAAGAACAATTTTGAACTACCAAAGAAGGATATCAATACGGGCTCTGATGGCCCTTCAGCTCAACTCATAGAGGAAATCTCTTCTTTAGTGCAAAATCTCTCCTCTTGTCAGTTGAACATTAGAACGGAATCTGTAATGAAGATTCGACTGCTGTCAAAAGAGAATCCGGAACACAGAATTTTAATTGCCAATAGTGGAGCCATTCCTCCTTTGGTTCAGCTGTTGTCCTATCCAGATTTGAAGGTTCAAGAGCAAACTGTCACCGCACTTTTGAACTTGTCCCTTGATGAAGCTAACAAAAGACTCATAGCAAGAGAAGGAGCAATTCCTGCTATAATTGAAATCCTGCAAAATGGAACTTATGAAGCCAGAGAAAACTCTGCAGCGGCATTATTCAGTTTGTCAATGCTCAATGAGAACAAAGTAATGGTTGGAAACTTGAAAGGGATCCCTCCATTGGTAGATCTTCTGAAAAATGGAACAATCAGAGGCAAAAAGGATGCAGCCACAGCACTTTTTAACTTGTCTTTAAACCAATCCAACAAGTCCAGGGCCATTAAGGCAGGAATCATACCACCATTACTTAAACTGCTTGAGGACAAAACTCTGGGCATGATTGATGAAGCTCTTTCAATCTTATTGCTCCTTGCATCTCACCCAGGTGGTCGGAATGAAATCGGGCGACTATCGTTCATCAAAACACTAGTCGAAATAATCAAAAGTGGGACTCCTAAGAACAAGGAATGTGCCACATCTGTTTTACTTGAACTGGGGTTACACAATTCATCTTTCATTCTAGCTGCACTGCAGTATGGGGTGTATGAACACTTAGTAGAGATTACAAGATGTGGAACAAACAGAGCTCAAAGAAAAGCAAATTCCCTTCTGCAGCACATGAGTAAGTGTGAACATATTCCATGAAAGTTTAAATGTACATGTTTTCATATTGGTGCCACCTTCAAATTATGGAGATGTAAATTGGAATTCATCTTGTGTAATATAAAGTATGATTCCAAGAACAATATAAAGAAAGCATAGtttcctttaattttgaaagaaattgtgGATTGAACTTATTTGGAGTTTTTTGTTCCAACCCCTCCAAAAGCAGCCATGGTCTTCAGTAACTTGTTAGTGAACTACTCAAATAAGTTAGAAGAGAGATTGTAAGGCATTAAATATGAAGAAAAGCAAATTGATAACAGtgaaataaaacttattttgatatttgataaatagaCAAGGAACAAGCATTCCGAGTTAAAGCAGTGAATGTTCCAAAAATCGGTTTGAGATCTTCTGAAATGGGTTGATGGTACAAGCTCGTTCTTGACTTCAATAATCTGGAGCAGGTgtttcaaattcaagttctttGAGTAGACATATGAGGATCAAATGAATGATTTTGTTACATTAGGACCAAAGCTTTGCAATGAGCTTCCATGCATGGAACAAGTGTTTAGTTATTTGCTTTGTTTACTTAACCATTAATAACTATTTGACTCATTTAAATTACCACTTACCATTTCATTATTGTCACAAATCTTTATCAAAAATCatttactaaataataattaacttataggccttataaatttaattattaaactcttatttttttaatttaccatttactcaaaaaatacaaatttaagtcggtcattttatttcaaatttattcatCCATCTAATACGGATGAGATCTCCGATAATCAAAAaccttattataaaaaaaaaattaagtagacttgtaattttttttaaaaatcaaatctttatCAAGATTATTTACACAACTAAAATTTACGTGataaatctcttaaaatttatccataattttttttaataggtgTTCCATTTTGAGAGGAGCCAAAATCAGGTctaggaattaaaaaaaaaaaaaacccttgatTAAGGCTACAAACTAAACTCATCTTGCCAAAAGGTGACACAGCAGGGAGTTAAAAAAAAGATAGGGGCTACCTCTCATTTATTGCTTGAAGGCGAAGTGGAATCGagttttgttaaaatatatggGCTTTTTGGTAAATAAGAATGGTTAAAATTGGATATGTGTCATTTGACGTTGGGAAAGGAAAATTGTGCAGtgctatttaatataattttcaataaataataattttatttttttctcttttaattttgcCACATCTTCAATTTCGTCGTTGCtgtaaaattttcagtttttaaggGTTAGCGATTTGGTTagagaattaaaagaaaaaaaatgggatCAGAAGGcgattcaaattcgaattctaacgATTCAGCTCGTGGTGGCGAGGGTGAAGGAGTTGCGATAAATATTAGGTGCGCTAACGGTTCAAAGTTTACGGTGAGGACGAGCCTTGAATCGACGGTGGAGGCTTTTAAAGCTGTTTTGGCTCAGAATTGTGATGTTCCAGCTGCTCAGCAACGCCTGATTTATAAGGGTCGCATTTTGAAGGACGATCAAACCCTTCAAAGCTATGGTCTGCttcttttattcattaatttgttgtttttgagCTTTTCCATGGttgatatgatttatttatttaatgcaatttttatgttaaatatgatAGGAAAGAATATGAATTGTACACACTGTCATTTTAGTGATTTAACTGTTTTAACTTTGTTATTGGTTTTTAGTAATGGTAGGATAAAGTTTATAGATATAGACTgttggtattattttattcttgaattgtTAGAAATGTGGAGATTTATAGTTGATTTGAAGCATGAGATTTAGTAGGTATGCTTATAATGATACCGAAACTTCTTTATTGAATGTTGATTGGTAAAAATTGTTATTGTTTCATTTGAGCTATGAGCTCCTGCATGATTAAGCTAATCATAAGATTATCCAATTGTTCATTAGCTCTGCAAATCCTAATGCAAGCATATTATAAGCTTCATTTGTTACTGCTTCTTACTTATTACCTTCCATTTTTATTGGCTTCCTTTAAATGTATCATTTTATTGGTAGGGCGTATAATCTTTTACTGAAATGAAGTGCTGTTTCAAGGGTTTGCTTCTGCCTTTATAACATtggaaaaattttgttttttatgcttGAACATTACTATTTTTTTCCGTCTCCCTTGTGcctgaattttatttatatattttttgtttaaggcTTGGAAGCTGGTCACAATGTCCACATGGTTCGTGGATTTGCCCCAGCTACTTTGGTGTCCTCTGCTGTTAGTGCAAACACAGAAATTTCTAATACTGCACCACGTGTTACACATGGTGTTAGCTCTGATGGAAGTGGGGGTCTTGGTGCATCTTTGTTTCCTGGACTTGGATTAAATGCATTGGGTGGGGATGACCCTTCTGGGTTGCTTGGACTTGGGAACCCAGCAATGGAACAAATGCAGCAGCAGTTAATGCAGGACCCAAGCATGATTATAGAAATGATGAACTTGCCTCCCATTCAAAACCTAATGAATAGTCCTGAGCTAATGCACAGTTTGATTATGAACAGTCCTCAAATCCGTGATATTGTTGATCGTAACCCAGAGCTTGCGCATGTACTCAATGATCCTGGCATTCTTCAACAGACATTAGAAGCTGCAAGGAACCCAGAACTGATGCGTGAGATGATGCGAAACACAGACAGGGCAATGAGTAATATTGAGTCTACCCCCGAAGGATTCAACATGCTTAGGCGTATGTATGAAAATGTTCAAGAGCCTTTCCTAAATGCTACAACAGTGGCTGGAAATGATTCAAGGTCAAACTCATTTGCAGCTCTCTTTGGGAACCAGGGTGGTGCACAGCCCAGGGATGTTTCCGACAACCCTCCCGTGAATGGTTCTGAGACAGCTACTGGGCTGAATGCCCCAAATACTAACCCACTTCCTAACCCTTGGAGCAATTCTGGTGGTAAGCTTAGCTCTTGCTTTTTTTATGactgtcattttcttttctcttactaCACTTCATGAACCAAAAGCAATTTGAAATTCTTATCTGTAACTGTTGAACTTTGGAAAGAAAAGGAATCTGATGTCATGCTTTAGTTGTTTATAAGAGGGAGGTTAGATTTAAGTCAGAAGCATGGTCTTGAGCTCCAGGAATTTTTTAGTATGTAGACTTATCAATTGATTGCGGAATTTATATTTTGACCAGTATCCCTCTGTTGAGACCCTTTCATTTTAAGCATGTGGGGCATGTCACTATTACCATGCATTCGACTATCATTACTATATAGAGTTTACAATGATAATTATTTGGGTATATGCTATCAAACTGTCAGTAGGGATGCAAACAAATGCCACTGCAAGGTCAGATCCTGCTGCGGATGCAAGGGGACCAGGAACTGGTGATTTTGGAGGGCTTGGTCTTTCTGGTACAGATCAGGTGGTTAGTGGTATGCCTGATATTTCTCAGTTGAATCAGTTGTTGCAAAATCCAGCTATATCACAGATGATGGAGAGTCTTCTCTCCAATCCACAATATATCAATCAAGTACTGCTAATAGcaaaaattcttatattttcagAGATATAAAATATGCTTTCTTTGCCTCTAATAAAATTGTACTTGAATGTTAGATTCTTAATCCCAACTCCGAACAAGGTGgtatgtttaatttgaataaccAAATGAGGGAAATGATGCAAAACCCAGAACAACTTCGTCAATTATTGTCCCCTGAGACAATGCAGGTATGTTGATTTAATCACCTGGCATCGATGTgccctttttcttttaacatttaGCGCAGACAAATTCATGCAATTAGGCATTGATTCATTTTATGTACATGGTATATTAAGAAGCTTGGTGTAAGTTCTACAGTAGTTATTGTCTCTTGGTTGTGGTGTCTAGTTTAAGTAATAAATCCTTAAGAATACTAATAGGCATGATAAGTTTTGGTTCCACATTATTATCTGATTTAAGTTTCTGGTGGCCTCTGCCTGACCTTTCATTTCTCTGTTCTTCGTGCAGCAAATATTGGCTATGCAACAGTCAATTCTATCGCAGGTCAATCAGTGGCAATCAACCCAGTGAGTTAAACTTTGCTATTTAGTTTGACTAGGTAGTCTAAATCTAAAAATTGCCAACCTTGTGCTTGTTTTCAAGGACTAGAAACTTGgtaaaatcaatgaaatttttgagatgattgatGATGGATTTTGGTGTTTTGAATATGTTTCGCTTAACATTTAAATTATGGTAAACCACTATAATCTTTGGTATGTTTGCATGGACATTAATTTATGTCAAACATCTCTAATAGTTACTTGCCCTTAGTTCCAGTAAAATAGTGCTGTTTTCCACAGCTCTGATTGTTGTAACCCTTGCCACTCAATATGTGCTGCTCGCTTTGTTTCAGGCAACCAGCTCAGACTGGTGACACTGCAGGTACCTAAGAAACAAGTTCATCCTTTATTCTTCGTTAGCGTTATTTTTAACACTTGAAATAAAATATGTCCATTTATACTTCTGGATGGCAGGGTCGAATAATTCCGAGCTCGAGATGTTGATGAACATGTTTAGTGGTCTTGGAGTTGCTGGCTTAAGTGTTCCAAACCAACCTAATGGTTAAAATTCAGTTACCTTTTGTTGAATTCTGTGTAATTTCTTTATTATGCTTGTGCTTTTCTTGGTTATCACCAGACTTATCCATGTTTTCTGTAGTACCCCCTGAAGAACTGTATGCTACTCAATTGTCTCAGCTTCAAGAAATGGGTTTCTTTGACACTCAAGAGAATGTTAGGGCATTGCGTGCTACTTCAGGAAATGTCCATGCTGCAGTTGAGCGACTTTTGGGAAATTCTGGCCAGTAATTGTGAAGTTTCATGGTCTTTAAGTTTGTCGATGACACATTTGAACATGGTGTTTTCTCAAGCGACAAACCTTTAGCAGGCACTTGCTGGTTCTATTTTAGGCAAGTGCATGCCATGATAGACTTGCAAACTTGTCAATTGTACACCTGTTCCTACTCGGCGGTGTTTGCACCCGAACATCCCTTACTGTCATCCTATCCTCGCCATCTCTCTCCCTTGAAATGTTTTATGTATCTTGTTAACAAGTTCAAGGATAATTATGGATTTGTCTTGTTGAAGTTAGATTATgtattttttccttcatttagTAAGAGGACCATTTTGAACTCTTGGCCATCAAGAATTGAATCATTTGATATGATTTCCTCTTGTATAAATTTAACGTTTCTTTTAAACTCAATAAATTAGAGCccgttaattttctttttaaaataataataataataataatagtaaaaggataattttctttccaaaaaaataataattaaaggatAATAAACAAAAGGTGgccaaaaaatgaagaaaaattagtaAATCTTATCTTAATAacatctccaatggtgcaccaaataagggtttttaaattttaccgaGGAgctaaaataacataaaaaagaaagaagggtTGAATGAATGTTTCCTCCATTCGAAACGAACCTCTCGCTTTCCCTCTCCCTCTCGGTATGAGCGGTTTCAATCAGCTAAGCTGAAGGTAATGCCGCTTCCCATTCTGCTATTATTCCATGTCTTCTTCACTACATATCTTCCTTATGGCGTTACTTTCTGTGATTACCacttctacttttttttttgggacatTTTAATTACAATACATCGGCAAATCTTtagtgaattaaattttcattgttATCTAATTTCTGCGCTTTCATTTGATGGGTTTTGCTTGTTTCACGCAATTTACATAACCCATGtctcaaaattttgataaattgatGTTGTCGATTCTGGgtgttgtttatttattatttaattgttttggcTATTCTATTGTGAATTCAAGTGAAGGACCACTAAATGGTTAAACAACTATGAATTATACgtgttttcataattatttttctcatgtACTCagttatcatcatttttttagttttacatGACTTCAGTTTTAACTTTGTTGTGAATAGGAGTTAATGATGTTTGTTTTGTGCTGcattttaatttcaactttGA contains:
- the LOC123213206 gene encoding U-box domain-containing protein 15-like, translated to MEGVSRSGNEIDVVMRELLEVIEMVGGYNGYRKTQRKECLNMVRRLKLLVPLLEETRELDKSVSSEALNCFADLKKALLAAKKLLKHCNYGSKIYLALESEAVTCRFHAVYDKLYQALEDVPYEEMGISVEVKEQVELMRMQLKRAKRRTDSQDIELAMDLMVAFSKADDRSADDAILERLAKKLELHTIADLEDETIAVKKLVKGRGGQNADNIQQIKDLLGKFKQIAGVEETIVPDGSVTKKTLQRCQTMLVPHEFLCPISLEIMTDPVIVATGQTYERESIQKWINSHHCTCPKTGQTLDHLSLAPNYALRNLILQWCEKNNFELPKKDINTGSDGPSAQLIEEISSLVQNLSSCQLNIRTESVMKIRLLSKENPEHRILIANSGAIPPLVQLLSYPDLKVQEQTVTALLNLSLDEANKRLIAREGAIPAIIEILQNGTYEARENSAAALFSLSMLNENKVMVGNLKGIPPLVDLLKNGTIRGKKDAATALFNLSLNQSNKSRAIKAGIIPPLLKLLEDKTLGMIDEALSILLLLASHPGGRNEIGRLSFIKTLVEIIKSGTPKNKECATSVLLELGLHNSSFILAALQYGVYEHLVEITRCGTNRAQRKANSLLQHMSKCEHIP
- the LOC123213722 gene encoding ubiquitin domain-containing protein DSK2a-like isoform X2, which gives rise to MGSEGDSNSNSNDSARGGEGEGVAINIRCANGSKFTVRTSLESTVEAFKAVLAQNCDVPAAQQRLIYKGRILKDDQTLQSYGLEAGHNVHMVRGFAPATLVSSAVSANTEISNTAPRVTHGVSSDGSGGLGASLFPGLGLNALGGDDPSGLLGLGNPAMEQMQQQLMQDPSMIIEMMNLPPIQNLMNSPELMHSLIMNSPQIRDIVDRNPELAHVLNDPGILQQTLEAARNPELMREMMRNTDRAMSNIESTPEGFNMLRRMYENVQEPFLNATTVAGNDSRSNSFAALFGNQGGAQPRDVSDNPPVNGSETATGLNAPNTNPLPNPWSNSGGMQTNATARSDPAADARGPGTGDFGGLGLSGTDQVVSGMPDISQLNQLLQNPAISQMMESLLSNPQYINQILNPNSEQGGMFNLNNQMREMMQNPEQLRQLLSPETMQQILAMQQSILSQVNQWQSTQQPAQTGDTAGSNNSELEMLMNMFSGLGVAGLSVPNQPNVPPEELYATQLSQLQEMGFFDTQENVRALRATSGNVHAAVERLLGNSGQ
- the LOC123213722 gene encoding ubiquitin domain-containing protein DSK2a-like isoform X1 — protein: MGSEGDSNSNSNDSARGGEGEGVAINIRCANGSKFTVRTSLESTVEAFKAVLAQNCDVPAAQQRLIYKGRILKDDQTLQSYGLEAGHNVHMVRGFAPATLVSSAVSANTEISNTAPRVTHGVSSDGSGGLGASLFPGLGLNALGGDDPSGLLGLGNPAMEQMQQQLMQDPSMIIEMMNLPPIQNLMNSPELMHSLIMNSPQIRDIVDRNPELAHVLNDPGILQQTLEAARNPELMREMMRNTDRAMSNIESTPEGFNMLRRMYENVQEPFLNATTVAGNDSRSNSFAALFGNQGGAQPRDVSDNPPVNGSETATGLNAPNTNPLPNPWSNSGVGMQTNATARSDPAADARGPGTGDFGGLGLSGTDQVVSGMPDISQLNQLLQNPAISQMMESLLSNPQYINQILNPNSEQGGMFNLNNQMREMMQNPEQLRQLLSPETMQQILAMQQSILSQVNQWQSTQQPAQTGDTAGSNNSELEMLMNMFSGLGVAGLSVPNQPNVPPEELYATQLSQLQEMGFFDTQENVRALRATSGNVHAAVERLLGNSGQ